In Carboxydocella sporoproducens DSM 16521, the genomic stretch TGGCAGGGAGGAAAGGCCGGCGAAGCCCAATTGCTGGCAAAGGCGTATCAGAGCAGTTTGCGTTTGGCCGAAGAAAGGGGGGTCAGCACTATCGCTTTTCCTTCCATCAGCACCGGGGCCTATGGCTATCCTGTGGCGGAGGCGGCACGAGTCGCGCTGGGCACGGTAATCACTTTTCTGGAAAAAGCCACTACCCTTAAGGAAGTGCGGTTTGTCTTATTCAAATCACGGGATTTAGCGACTTACCAGGAGGCTTTGCAGGAACTGCTTCCATGAATTTTTCCCGGTACACGGGGGTAAACTGAGGGCAGAAACGGGGGATGGGCATGACGGAGCGTGAAACCTGGGCCCGGTTGGAGAGAAAAATCGAGGAACTGGGCCTGGCGATGGAAAAGATGAAACTGGCCGAGTATGTAGAACTACTGCGCAAGCCAACCCGCTTGCTTTATCTCAATTTCCTGGCCGGTATTGCCCGGGGGTTTGGTATGGCCATTGGCTTTGCCCTGCTAGGAGCGCTGCTGATTTATATCCTGCGGCGCCTGGCCATCTTAAACCTGCCCCTGATCGGCTCCTTTATTGCTGAACTGGTGAAAATTGTCCAGACCCAGTTACAAATTCGCCCATAGGAGGAAGCGGTATGACCAAGGATGTCTTTGCTGCTATAGCAGAACGGCGGAGTGTACGCCGTTTCAGCGGGGAAGCAGTGGCTGATGCCACCATTACCCGCATTCTGGAGGCAGCTCTGCAGGCCCCCAGTGCCGGCAATCTGCAGCCCTGGAAATTTTACGTGGTCAAAAAGGAGGAGAGCAAAAAGGCCCTGGGAGAGGCAGCCTGGCAACAGGAGTTTATCGCTTCTGCCCCGGTAGTGATAGTGGTCTCAGCACTGCCGGAACTGGTCGCTGCCCATTATGGGCCCCGGGGACGGGACCTTTATGTCATTCAGGACACAGCAGCCGCCATCATGAACCTGTTGCTGGCTGCCCATGCCGTCGGCCTGGGCAGTTGCTGGGTAGGGGCCTTTCTGGAGAAGGAAGTCAGGCGTATAATCGGGGCAGGGGAGGATGAGCTTCCGGTGGCCATTATTCCTCTGGGATATGCTGCGGAGGAATCTGCCAAACCGGCCCGGCGCTCCCTCAATGATTGTGTGGTCATCCTGGACTGAGGAGGCAGTATGATGGACCAGCAGTTTATGCAACAGCAAGCAGAAAGAATCAAGCAAGCGATGGCAGAATGGCAGGAAAGCCTGCGGGATTTACGGGAGGATGGCCTGGGACGTTCCTTCCAGGAAACTACTTCCGAACTCTCCCTCTACGATAATCATCCTGCTGATGTGGCCAGTGAGCTGTATGAACGGGAAAAGGAACTGGGAATCCAGGACAATTTCGAAGTCCTGCTGTCCAAAGGAGAAAGAGCCTTACAGGCAATTGCAGCAGGCAACTACGGCATCTGCGAATTCTGTGGAGCAACCATTCCGCGCGAGCGGCTGGAAGCCATGCCCTGGGCTACTGCCTGTTTACGCTGCCAGCGCCATCAGGAACAGCTGGGCACCAAACGCCATCCCCGCCCCATTGAAGAGGATGTAGTGGTACCGCCCCTGGCCATGCAGAGCCATGATACCAATTTCCGGGAACTGGGCGATGCCGAAGATGAGCAGATGTTTGACGGGGAAGATGCCATGCAGGCTCTCTATCGCTG encodes the following:
- a CDS encoding TraR/DksA C4-type zinc finger protein; amino-acid sequence: MDQQFMQQQAERIKQAMAEWQESLRDLREDGLGRSFQETTSELSLYDNHPADVASELYEREKELGIQDNFEVLLSKGERALQAIAAGNYGICEFCGATIPRERLEAMPWATACLRCQRHQEQLGTKRHPRPIEEDVVVPPLAMQSHDTNFRELGDAEDEQMFDGEDAMQALYRWNEHSDAAGAGSYTGGLDFDENAGYTEDVDHIPYDREDGVIWGQTPGDEE
- a CDS encoding DUF5665 domain-containing protein gives rise to the protein MTERETWARLERKIEELGLAMEKMKLAEYVELLRKPTRLLYLNFLAGIARGFGMAIGFALLGALLIYILRRLAILNLPLIGSFIAELVKIVQTQLQIRP
- a CDS encoding O-acetyl-ADP-ribose deacetylase → MERIINGIRLRLIQGDITQQHVDAIVNAANNALAGGGGVDGAIHRAGGPQIMAECQAIRTQRGPLPTGEAVITTGGKLPARYVIHTVGPIWQGGKAGEAQLLAKAYQSSLRLAEERGVSTIAFPSISTGAYGYPVAEAARVALGTVITFLEKATTLKEVRFVLFKSRDLATYQEALQELLP
- a CDS encoding nitroreductase family protein; this encodes MTKDVFAAIAERRSVRRFSGEAVADATITRILEAALQAPSAGNLQPWKFYVVKKEESKKALGEAAWQQEFIASAPVVIVVSALPELVAAHYGPRGRDLYVIQDTAAAIMNLLLAAHAVGLGSCWVGAFLEKEVRRIIGAGEDELPVAIIPLGYAAEESAKPARRSLNDCVVILD